DNA sequence from the Blastopirellula retiformator genome:
AAACGTGGGAAGACGCCCTGGCAGCGTACGAAGCGCTGGGGGGGGACGTCGTCGTCAAACCGCTGTTTGGAGGCGAAGGCCGCGGCATTTTACGGGTCGAATCGCCCGACTTGGCCGAGCGGGTCTTCAAGACGTTGTCGCGGACCGACTCGGTGCTGTTCCTGCAGAAGTTCGTCCCGCATGACGGCTACGACATTCGGGTGCTGGTGATCGGCGGCAAAACGTGGGGAATGACCCGCCATAACGAGCACGATTGGCGGACCAACGTACAGCGGGGCGCCGCCAGTCGACCGCACACTCCCACGCCCCAGCAGTTGGAAATCGCCCTGGCGGCGGTCGACCGGCTGCAGTTGGACATGGCGGGGGTCGACCTGCTGCCTGGCCGAGACGGCAACCTTTATCTGCTGGAGGTCAACGGCGTGCCGGGCTGGAAGGCGCTGGCCCGCACTTGCGAGATCGACATCGCCGCCGAAGTACTTTCCCACGTTCGGGCGGTTGTCGAGAGCCGCCGATCGGCCTAGATTACCGAGCTTTGACCCTGTTCCCTTCTACCTGCGGTAAGTATTGTGGCGACCGCCGCTTCGACCTCCACTAAGAATGTCGGCTCTCTCTTGGCGCAAGTCGCCCAAGAGCGCGGCGACGCCGTCGCCATCGCCACGCCAGCTCGCCGCGGCAAGGATGGCCGGCGGGTCTATCAAACGATTACCTTCGCCGAGTTGGAAGCGGACAGCACGCGCCTGGCCGCTGGTCTGGCCGAGTTGGGCGTGACGCCCGGCACCCGGCTCGCGCTGCTGGTGAAACCGAGCATCGACTTCGTGTCGCTCGTCTTCGCCTTATTTAAGGTGGGCGCGGTTAGCGTCTTGATCGACCCCGGCATGGGGCGGAAGAATCTGCTGCGGTGCCTGGATCAGGTCGAGCCGGAAGGGTTTGTGGCGATCTCGATCGTGCAGGCGGTTCGCGTTCTGATGGGGCGGCGCTACGCCCAAGCGAAGAAGAACGTCACGGTCGGCCGCCGCTGGTTTTGGGGGGGCGCGACGATTGACGACTTGCGGAAAGCGGACGCCAGCGGCTTTCAGACGTTCGCCGCGGCCGATGACGACCCCGCGGCGATTATCTTCACCACCGGCAGTACCGGTCCGCCGAAAGGCGTGCTCTTTCGGCATGAAGGTTTTTACGAGCAGGTCCAGCAGATCCGCGATCGGTACGAGATCGCCCCCGGCGAAGTCGACTTGCCTGGCTTTCCGCTGTTCGGGCTGTTCAACAGCGCGATGGGCGTGACGTCGGTCATTCCGGAAATGGACGCCAGTCGTCCGGCGTCGGTCAATCCGCTCAACATCATCGAACCAATCCACGATTGGCAGATCTCGCAGTCGTTCGCCTCGCCGGCGGTTTGGAACAAGGTAAGCCTCTACTGCGAGCAGCATCAGATTCAACTGCCAACGCTCAAGCGGGTCTTGTCGGCCGGGGCGCCAGTTCCGCCCCATGTGTTGCGGCGGATGAAGAGCGTCATTCATCCCGAAGGCGACATCCACACGCCGTACGGCGCGACCGAGGCGCTGCCGATCGCGTCGATCGCCGCCAGCGAAGTTTTGGGCGGAACCGAACTCGAGTCGCAGCAAGGCGCCGGCACGTGCGTCGGTCGCCGCTTCAGCGGGATCCAGTGGCGGGTCATCCGCATCAGCGACGCGCCGATCGAAACGCTCGATCAATGTGAAGAAGTCGCCGCCGGGGAAATCGGCGAACTGATCGTCTCGGGGCCGGTCGTCACGCGGCGCTATTTCACCAGCGAAGAAGCGACGCGTCTGGCCAAAATCACCGATGGCGAGCGGATCTGGCACCGGATGGGAGACGTTGGTTATCTCGATGCCGAAGACCGCTTTTGGTTCTGCGGCCGGAAGGCGCATCGCGTGCAAACGCCTGATGGCGACATGTACACGATTCCGTGCGAAGCGATCGCCAACAACCACGACGCGATCTATCGCAGTGCACTGGTGGGCGTAGGTGAGCCGGGCGAGCAGTTTCCGGTGATGATCGTCGAACCATGGCCCGATCGCTATCCCCAAACAAAGGAGGCGATCGACGCCCTGTTGGCGGAAGTCCGCGAGCGGTGTGCCGCGCATCCGCTGACCGAGACGATCTACGACTTCTTGCTGCATCCTTCGTTTCCGGTCGATATTCGCCACAATGCGAAGATTTTCCGGGAAAAGCTGGCGGTTTGGGCCGAGGAGCGACTCGACCTGCCGCACCAAGACTAAAATAGAAGCGTTCCTCTGCTTGGAGATCCCGCCTGATGCAACTGCGCTGCCCTCACTGTTCGACCGTGCTCGAAATCCAATCGCCTGCCGGTACGCAGGTGCAGTGCCCTACGTGCAGCGGCGTCTTTGTGGTCCCCGACATGGGCGCTACGACGCCTCCGCCGCCGCTTCCCAATGTATCGCAATCGCCGCAGCCCCCCAATCTGTCGGCGCCGCAGTTGCAAACCCGGCCCAACGCCCCTGGGCGAAAGTCGCCGCCGCCGAAGAAGAGCAAGCCGGCCGCAGCGGGCACATCAGCCGGCGCAGCTGCGGAAGGCTCCGAAGGGGAAGACGAAGAAGTTTCGTTCTTCAACAAGCATCAGAAGCTGATCTTCAACATCGTCGCCGGCGGCGTCGGCGCGGTGGCGCTGTTCCTGGTCTTTGCGGTCGCCAAGGCGCTGCTGACCGGGGGCGGAGAAGACGCGCCGGTCGCAGAAGTTGCCAACGAAACCAACACCAACGTCGGCAACAAGATCCAGGAAATCATGGATCGAGCCGAGAACGACGACAGCTTCTATATCAACTGGTCCGACGCGTCGAAGAAGAGCAAGATCCTCGACGGCTTGAAGGTGAAGGTTCATCACGTCGATTGGGGCGAAGTCCGCGGCCACGACGAACAAGGAGAATTGCAAACCTCCGGACGCCCCTTCATGGTCGTCTATCTCGAGATCGGCAATCGCTCGGGCAAGCCGATTCACTTCAAGACATGGTACGGCACCGAGTTCAAATCGCCGGCCGGGTTCCGCACGGCGCAGCTGTCGGATGAACAGCGAAACATCTACTATCCGACGCGGTTTGACGACATCGCCCGCCTGAAATGGAACACCCCGGAAAAAACGTTCGAGCCGAAAGAGGATGGAACCGATTCGATCGTGTTTGACGTCGGCGAAGACTTCAATCCGAAGACGGTGCAAAATCTCTATCTCGACCTGCCGGGTCAGGCAATCGGCGAAGGAGGATCGTTTCGCTTCAAGATCCCCCGCTCGATGATCCAAGGTCTCGACTAGCTCTTATTTTGGAAATGGAAAGGCGGTTCTGGTGCGCGCGCTCGTCACCGGTGGTGGAGGATTCTTAGGTCAATATATCGTCGAGCAGCTGCTCGCCCGCGGCGATCAGGTGCGCGTCCTCGGACGCCGCGACTATCCTGATCTCGTTGAGCTGGGGGTCGAGTGCGTCCGCGGCGATGTGGCCGACGCTAAGATCGTCTCGCAAGCCTGCGCCGGCATGGACATCGTCTATCACACCGCCGCGATCGCCGGTATCTGGGGACGCTGGGAAGATTTCTACCAGGCCAACGTCGTCGGTACCGAAAACATCATCGCCGCTTGCCACGAGCATGGCATTGGCAAACTTGTTTACACCAGCAGCCCCAGCGTCACCTTTGACGGCAGCGACCAGAACGGGATCGCCGAGACCGGGCAGTATCCAGACCATTACTTGGCCCATTACCCCCGCAGCAAAGCGATCGCCGAGAAAATGGTGCTGAAGGCGAACGAGCCGGGCAAACTGTTGACCTGCGCCCTGCGGCCCCATCTGATTTGGGGCCCCCGCGATCAGCATCTGATTCCGCGGCTGCTGGAGCGGGCGAAATCGGGCAAATTGCGGATTGTTGGAAATGGTCGGAATATGGTCGACATGATTTATGTCGAAAACGCCGCCATCGCCCATCTGCAAGCGGCCGACGCGCTGCGCGAGGGGGGGAAGGTTTGCGGAAAAGCGTACTACCTGAGCCAGGGAGAGCCGGTGATGTGTTGGGTTTGGATCAACGACCTGCTGAAATTGGCGGAAATTCCTCCCCTAACGCGGAAAATCTCGTATCGCGCCGCTTATGCGATCGGCTGGCTGATGGAATGGGGCTATCGACTTTTGGGCAAATATCGCAGCGAACCCCGAATGACCCGCTTTTTGGCGGCTCAGCTGGCGACCAACCACTACTACAACATCGCCGCTGCCCGGCACGATTTCGGCTTTGAGCCGACAATTAACATCGAGGAAGGGATGCGCCGCCTGGCGAAAACCCTTTGATCGACATCGCTCGATCTGTGGCGCATATCTTGTCAACGTGCAGGGGAATCGGTAGTTTGGACTGTTTCTCTGGACCCTTCGGTAGCAGTTCATGATCGCGGGCCCCGACCAACTTCCGGATTCACAACGCATCGTCATTACAGGGATTGGCTTGACCTCTCCCAATGGTAATTCGCATTCCGAGTACCGGTCTGCGCTGTTGGAAGGCAAGAGCGGCGTTCAGAACTACCACATTCGGTACGTGGGGGACACGCTGGCCGGAATCTGCAACTTCGAGGCGACCCGCTATCAGACCAAGCGCGAAGTTCGCCGCGGCACGCGAGCCGGCAGCGTCGGCATCTATTGCTCGTCCGAAGCGATCGCCGACTCGGGCATCGACTGGGAAAACATCGACAAGAGCCGCATCGGCGTCTATATGGGCGTCACCGAACATGGCAATGTCGAGACCGAAAACGAGGTCTACGAGCTGAAAGGGTACGACTACGACACCAGTTGCTGGTCGCACCACCACAACCCCCGCACGGTGGCCAACAACCCGGCCGGCGAAATCTGCCTGAACCGGGAAATCACCGGCCCGCATTACACAATCGGGGCGGCTTGCGCCGCCGGTAACGCCGGCTTGATCCAAGGCGCCCAGATGTTGCGTCTGGACGAGTGCGACGTCGCCCTGGCCGGGGGAATTTCGGAAAGCGTTCACACATTTGGCATTTTCGCCGGCTTCAAAAGCCAAGGCGCACTTGCCCACCACGACACGCCCGAGAAAGCCTCACGGCCGTTTGACAAAGCCCGCAACGGCATCGTCGTCGCCGAAGGTGGGTGCGTGTACGTGCTCGAGCGACTGTCGGACGCCAAAAAACGGGGCGCCAAGATTTATGGCGAACTGGCCGGTTACGCGATGAACACCGACGCGACCGACTTTGTGCTGCCCAACCCCGATCGTCAGGCGCAGTGCGTTGAGCTGGCCCTGAAGCGGGCCGGACTGGCCGCCGAAGAAATCGACATTGTCAGTACGCACGCCACCGGTACAACGCTGGGGGACTCGCAAGAGTGCGACGCATTGCGGCGGGTCTTCGGCAAGAGCGAAAAGACGTTCATCAACAATACGAAGAGCTTCATCGGCCACGCGATGGGAGCGGCCGGCGCCTTGGAAATGGCAGGCAACTTGCCCGCCTTTGAAGATGGCGTCGTCCATGCGACGATCAACGTCGATGATCTCGACCCCGATTGCCAGTTGCCGGGACTTGTAATCAACGAGCCGAAAGAAATCGGCCCGGTCCGTTACATCCTGAACAATTCGTTCGGTATGTTAGGGATCAACTCAGTAGCCATCATTCGCAAACTTTAAGCGGCAACGCAGGAGATACAACGCAGTGACGCCAGCGGAAATTCGTGAGGAAGTTCTAGACATCTTGCGCGACATCGCCCCGGATGACGACATTTCCGACATCGACGACGCGAAGCCGTTTCGCGAACAGCTCGAACTCGACAGCATGGACTTCCTCGACATCGTCATGGAACTCCGTAAGCGGCACCGCGTGCAGATTCCGGAAGAAGATTATCCGGAACTCGGTTCGATGGCGAGCACCGTCGCCTATCTCGAGCCCCGCATGAAAGACCTGTAATCAGGCTCATTCGGCAAGCGGCGTGCGAAAGCGCGCCGCTTCGCCTTCGCTAACAACGTTCGCTTTTCCCAGCTATTGTTCCATGTACGACGCGATCATCATTGGCGCTGGGATGTCGGGGTTGTCGGCCGGAATTCGGCTCGCCTACTACGGCCAGAACGTTTGCATCCTCGAGCGCCACTACACCATCGGCGGGCTCAACTCCTTCTACCGCATGGCGGGACGCGACTTTGACGTCGGCCTGCACGCGGTGACCAACTACGCGCCCAAGGGAGACCGCCGCGGTCCGCTCGGCCGCCTCTTGCGGCAGCTGCGGTTCAAGTGGGAAGAGTTCGCCCTGTGCGAGCAGCGCGGTTCGTTGATCTCGTTCCCCGACGTCCAATTGGCGTTCGATAACGATATCGAACTGCTCAAGAGCGAAGTCGCGACCAAGTTCCCCGGCAAGGCCGACGCGTTTCAGCAGCTGCTCGACAACATCATCGATTACGACGACATCTCCGACGATAATTACGCCGGATCGGCTCGCGAAATCTTGATGGAGACGCTCGGCGATCCGCTGTTGGTCGAGATGATCCTCTGCCCGCTGATGTGGTACGGCAATGCCCGTGAGCGGGACATGGACTGGGGCCAGTTCTGCATCATGTTCCGCAGCATCTTTTTGGAAGGGTTCGCCCGGCCTTACAAGGGCGTCCGTCTGCTGCTGAAGAACCTGGTCCGCAAGTATCGCGAACTCGGGGGCGAACTTCGCCTGCGCAATGGCGTGCAGCGGATTGTGCATGAAGAGGGCAAAGCGGTCGGCGTCGTACTGGATAGCGGCGAAGAGTTGCAGGCCCGCAAGATCATCTCGTCGGCCGGTTGGTTCGAGACGATGCGGATGTGCGGGCAGCCAAAAGAGAAGCTGGAAGGCTCGCCCGGCGTGCTGAGCTTTATCGAAAGCATCTCGGTCCTGAACCAGCAGCCGAAAGACATCGGCTTCGAGCCGACGATCGTCTTCTACAACGACTCCGACAAGTTCCACTGGGAGATGCCCAAAGATGAGATCTGCGATACGCGGACCGGCGTCATCTGCTCTCCCAACAACTTCCTCTACCCCGGCGATTCGCAACTGGACGAAGGGTTCATGCGGATTACGACGCTCGCCAATTTCGACCGCTGGATGACGATGTCGGACGAAGAATATCGCCTGGCGAAACTCAAATGGTACGACGCGGCGGTCGCCTCGGCGGTACGGTTTGTCCCCGACTTCCGCCGGCACATCGTGGCGACCGACATGTTTACGCCCAAGACGATCCATCGTTACACCTGGCATGACAATGGCGCGGTGTACGGAGCGCCCGACAAGCGATTGAGCGGCGAAACGCACCTGCAAGACCTTTACATCTGCGGGACAGACCAAGGTTTTGTCGGTATCATAGGTTCGATCGTCAGCGGCTTGTCGATCGCCAATCGGCACGTCTTGCAAGCGGCCAGCTGACGCATTTCGTCGCTGACCGCCAACCCGCGCGACGCGCCCCTTTTCACTTTCCCAAGCTACAGATTCAGATCGAGTTTCTCCCATGGCCAAAGATTTTCTCGCCGGAGCGAAAGACTATTACGACGTCGTGGTGATCGGCAGCGGATTGGCCGGCATGACCGCCGCCAACACGTTAGCCCGCGCCGGTCGTTCGGTCCTGCTATGCGAACAGCATTACAAGCTGGGGGGGATGGCGACCTGGTTCAAGCGTCCCGGCGGGCACATCTTCGACATCTCGCTGCACGGCTTTCCGATCGGCATGATCAAGAGCTGCAAGCGCTACTGGACCAAGGAGATAGCCGACTCGATCGTGCAGTTGAAGAACATCCGCTTCGACAACCCGATGTTCTCGCTCACCACCACCTTCAACCGTGATGACTTCACCCGACTGCTGATCGAGCAGTT
Encoded proteins:
- a CDS encoding ATP-grasp domain-containing protein, with product MPKTPLQIGLLAASDSWYAQDLARAAAAFSNLSVTPVDFRRLQASLSAQPGFWYGDQLDAQQLQALLVRTMPLGSLEQVIYRMNWLAEYQQQGAVVLNAPRSLEIAIDKYLTLSRLAARRILVPETYLCETWEDALAAYEALGGDVVVKPLFGGEGRGILRVESPDLAERVFKTLSRTDSVLFLQKFVPHDGYDIRVLVIGGKTWGMTRHNEHDWRTNVQRGAASRPHTPTPQQLEIALAAVDRLQLDMAGVDLLPGRDGNLYLLEVNGVPGWKALARTCEIDIAAEVLSHVRAVVESRRSA
- a CDS encoding fatty acid CoA ligase family protein, with amino-acid sequence MATAASTSTKNVGSLLAQVAQERGDAVAIATPARRGKDGRRVYQTITFAELEADSTRLAAGLAELGVTPGTRLALLVKPSIDFVSLVFALFKVGAVSVLIDPGMGRKNLLRCLDQVEPEGFVAISIVQAVRVLMGRRYAQAKKNVTVGRRWFWGGATIDDLRKADASGFQTFAAADDDPAAIIFTTGSTGPPKGVLFRHEGFYEQVQQIRDRYEIAPGEVDLPGFPLFGLFNSAMGVTSVIPEMDASRPASVNPLNIIEPIHDWQISQSFASPAVWNKVSLYCEQHQIQLPTLKRVLSAGAPVPPHVLRRMKSVIHPEGDIHTPYGATEALPIASIAASEVLGGTELESQQGAGTCVGRRFSGIQWRVIRISDAPIETLDQCEEVAAGEIGELIVSGPVVTRRYFTSEEATRLAKITDGERIWHRMGDVGYLDAEDRFWFCGRKAHRVQTPDGDMYTIPCEAIANNHDAIYRSALVGVGEPGEQFPVMIVEPWPDRYPQTKEAIDALLAEVRERCAAHPLTETIYDFLLHPSFPVDIRHNAKIFREKLAVWAEERLDLPHQD
- a CDS encoding zinc ribbon domain-containing protein; translation: MQLRCPHCSTVLEIQSPAGTQVQCPTCSGVFVVPDMGATTPPPPLPNVSQSPQPPNLSAPQLQTRPNAPGRKSPPPKKSKPAAAGTSAGAAAEGSEGEDEEVSFFNKHQKLIFNIVAGGVGAVALFLVFAVAKALLTGGGEDAPVAEVANETNTNVGNKIQEIMDRAENDDSFYINWSDASKKSKILDGLKVKVHHVDWGEVRGHDEQGELQTSGRPFMVVYLEIGNRSGKPIHFKTWYGTEFKSPAGFRTAQLSDEQRNIYYPTRFDDIARLKWNTPEKTFEPKEDGTDSIVFDVGEDFNPKTVQNLYLDLPGQAIGEGGSFRFKIPRSMIQGLD
- a CDS encoding NAD-dependent epimerase/dehydratase family protein, producing MRALVTGGGGFLGQYIVEQLLARGDQVRVLGRRDYPDLVELGVECVRGDVADAKIVSQACAGMDIVYHTAAIAGIWGRWEDFYQANVVGTENIIAACHEHGIGKLVYTSSPSVTFDGSDQNGIAETGQYPDHYLAHYPRSKAIAEKMVLKANEPGKLLTCALRPHLIWGPRDQHLIPRLLERAKSGKLRIVGNGRNMVDMIYVENAAIAHLQAADALREGGKVCGKAYYLSQGEPVMCWVWINDLLKLAEIPPLTRKISYRAAYAIGWLMEWGYRLLGKYRSEPRMTRFLAAQLATNHYYNIAAARHDFGFEPTINIEEGMRRLAKTL
- a CDS encoding beta-ketoacyl-[acyl-carrier-protein] synthase family protein, whose amino-acid sequence is MIAGPDQLPDSQRIVITGIGLTSPNGNSHSEYRSALLEGKSGVQNYHIRYVGDTLAGICNFEATRYQTKREVRRGTRAGSVGIYCSSEAIADSGIDWENIDKSRIGVYMGVTEHGNVETENEVYELKGYDYDTSCWSHHHNPRTVANNPAGEICLNREITGPHYTIGAACAAGNAGLIQGAQMLRLDECDVALAGGISESVHTFGIFAGFKSQGALAHHDTPEKASRPFDKARNGIVVAEGGCVYVLERLSDAKKRGAKIYGELAGYAMNTDATDFVLPNPDRQAQCVELALKRAGLAAEEIDIVSTHATGTTLGDSQECDALRRVFGKSEKTFINNTKSFIGHAMGAAGALEMAGNLPAFEDGVVHATINVDDLDPDCQLPGLVINEPKEIGPVRYILNNSFGMLGINSVAIIRKL
- a CDS encoding acyl carrier protein gives rise to the protein MTPAEIREEVLDILRDIAPDDDISDIDDAKPFREQLELDSMDFLDIVMELRKRHRVQIPEEDYPELGSMASTVAYLEPRMKDL
- a CDS encoding phytoene desaturase family protein; protein product: MYDAIIIGAGMSGLSAGIRLAYYGQNVCILERHYTIGGLNSFYRMAGRDFDVGLHAVTNYAPKGDRRGPLGRLLRQLRFKWEEFALCEQRGSLISFPDVQLAFDNDIELLKSEVATKFPGKADAFQQLLDNIIDYDDISDDNYAGSAREILMETLGDPLLVEMILCPLMWYGNARERDMDWGQFCIMFRSIFLEGFARPYKGVRLLLKNLVRKYRELGGELRLRNGVQRIVHEEGKAVGVVLDSGEELQARKIISSAGWFETMRMCGQPKEKLEGSPGVLSFIESISVLNQQPKDIGFEPTIVFYNDSDKFHWEMPKDEICDTRTGVICSPNNFLYPGDSQLDEGFMRITTLANFDRWMTMSDEEYRLAKLKWYDAAVASAVRFVPDFRRHIVATDMFTPKTIHRYTWHDNGAVYGAPDKRLSGETHLQDLYICGTDQGFVGIIGSIVSGLSIANRHVLQAAS